One segment of Physeter macrocephalus isolate SW-GA chromosome 3, ASM283717v5, whole genome shotgun sequence DNA contains the following:
- the LIN28A gene encoding protein lin-28 homolog A, which produces MGSVSNQQFAGGGAKAPEEAQEDAARAAEEPQLLHGAGICKWFNVRMGFGFLSMTARAGVALDPPVDVFVHQSKLHMEGFRSLKEGEAVEFTFKKSAKGLESIRVTGPGGVFCIGSERRPKGKNMQKRRSKGDRCYNCGGLDHHAKECKLPPQPKKCHFCQSINHMVASCPLKAQQAPSSQGKPAYFREEEEEIHSPAMLPEAQN; this is translated from the exons ATGGGCTCTGTGTCAAACCAGCAGTTTGCAG GTGGCGGCGCCAAGGCGCCGGAGGAGGCACAGGAGGACGCGGCCCGGGCGGCCGAGGAGCCGCAGCTGCTGCACGGAGCCGGCATCTGTAAGTGGTTCAACGTGCGCATGGGATTCGGCTTCCTGTCCATGACTGCCCGCGCCGGGGTCGCACTCGACCCCCCGGTGGATGTCTTTGTGCACCAG AGTAAGCTGCACATGGAGGGCTTCCGGAGCCTGAAGGAGGGTGAGGCCGTAGAGTTCACCTTTAAGAAGTCTGCCAAGGGCCTGGAATCTATCCGAGTCACTGGCCCTGGTGGGGTGTTCTGTATTGGGAGTGAGAGGCGGCCCAAAGGGAAGAACATGCAGAAACGCAGATCAAAGGGAGACAG GTGCTACAACTGTGGAGGTCTAGACCATCATGCCAAGGAATGCAAACTGCCACCCCAGCCCAAGAAGTGCCACTTCTGCCAGAGCATCAACCATATGGTAGCCTCGTGTCCACTGAAGGCCCAGCAAGCTCCCAGCTCACAGGGAAAGCCAGCCTACTTtcgggaggaggaagaagagatccATAGCCCTGCCATGCTCCCAGAGGCCCAGAATTGA